Proteins encoded in a region of the Massilia sp. UMI-21 genome:
- a CDS encoding VWA domain-containing protein yields MRKLPVYLLLDTSGSMQGEPIEAVRNGMQTLLSALRQDPHAIESAWLSVITFSDVARQVTPLTELGQFNMPAIMASGTTSMGAALKLLAERVGIEVARTTADQKGDWKPIVFLMTDGDPTDDLAAGIDAVKQAKLGTVIACAAGPNANVTELQRITESVVRLDTADSNTIRAFFKWVSASIATTSQKVDLNKKEASGLADLPPPPPEVNVVL; encoded by the coding sequence ATGAGAAAACTACCCGTCTATCTGCTGCTCGACACCTCCGGCTCGATGCAGGGCGAACCGATCGAAGCCGTCCGCAACGGCATGCAGACCCTGCTGTCCGCGTTGCGCCAGGATCCCCATGCGATCGAATCGGCCTGGCTGTCGGTGATCACGTTCTCCGATGTCGCCAGGCAGGTCACGCCCTTGACCGAACTCGGCCAGTTCAACATGCCGGCCATCATGGCCTCGGGCACCACGTCGATGGGCGCCGCCCTCAAGTTGCTGGCCGAGCGCGTCGGCATCGAGGTCGCCAGGACCACGGCCGACCAGAAAGGCGACTGGAAGCCGATCGTGTTCCTGATGACCGACGGCGACCCGACCGACGACCTGGCCGCCGGCATCGATGCGGTCAAGCAGGCAAAGCTCGGCACCGTCATCGCCTGCGCGGCCGGCCCGAATGCCAACGTCACCGAACTGCAACGCATTACCGAGTCCGTGGTCCGGCTCGACACGGCGGACAGCAACACCATCCGCGCATTCTTCAAGTGGGTCAGCGCCTCGATCGCCACCACCAGCCAGAAGGTCGATCTCAACAAGAAGGAAGCCAGCGGCCTGGCCGACCTGCCGCCACCACCGCCGGAAGTGAACGTGGTGTTGTAG
- a CDS encoding TerD family protein produces the protein MAVSLRKGQGVSLRKADNNLSRITIGLGWDVAEPKRGLLGSLFGRKPEDYDLDAIALLLGPDDKLPGREDVVFYNAQRHPSGALWLTGDNRTGAGDGDDEQIIVKLDELPAKYTRILFLVAIYEGKSKRQDFSKVSNAFIRAVDADNKEMCRFDMSGDAGLAEHCSLTFAEVVRADSGWKFNAIGTPHASDRFVDVMRPYLS, from the coding sequence ATGGCGGTAAGTTTACGTAAAGGGCAAGGCGTCAGCCTGCGCAAGGCGGACAACAATCTGTCCCGGATCACCATCGGGCTGGGCTGGGACGTGGCCGAGCCAAAACGCGGCCTGCTCGGCTCGCTGTTCGGCCGCAAGCCCGAGGACTACGACCTCGATGCGATCGCGCTCCTGCTGGGGCCGGACGACAAGCTGCCGGGCCGCGAAGACGTCGTGTTCTACAACGCACAGCGCCACCCGAGCGGCGCGCTCTGGCTGACCGGGGACAATCGCACCGGCGCCGGCGACGGCGACGACGAGCAGATCATCGTGAAGCTCGACGAACTGCCGGCGAAGTACACGCGCATCCTGTTCCTGGTGGCGATCTACGAAGGCAAGTCGAAGCGCCAGGATTTCTCGAAAGTCTCGAATGCCTTCATTCGGGCGGTGGACGCCGACAACAAGGAGATGTGCCGCTTCGACATGAGCGGCGACGCCGGGCTGGCCGAGCATTGCTCGCTGACCTTCGCCGAAGTGGTGCGCGCCGATTCGGGCTGGAAGTTCAACGCGATCGGCACCCCGCACGCCTCGGACCGCTTCGTCGACGTCATGCGTCCCTACCTGTCATGA
- a CDS encoding VWA domain-containing protein: MSGRRLPVYLALDTSGSMRGEPIQAVNVGLQALLASLRQNPFALESANLCIVTFDARVNEVLPMTPVEHIVLPEIVCPESGPTFLGAALHAICDRVEHDIRKSSADQKGDWRPLLFVMTDGKPSDTYDYQQAIPRVRQANFATVVACAAGPKSDPAQLKPLTDRVLSLDTLDSSGFASFFQWVSSAVNAGSTSVGTAGGRELPPPPPEVQVVL, translated from the coding sequence ATGAGCGGCCGCCGCTTGCCGGTCTACCTGGCGCTGGACACCTCGGGCTCGATGCGCGGCGAGCCGATCCAGGCGGTCAACGTCGGCCTCCAGGCCCTGCTGGCCTCGCTGCGCCAGAATCCGTTTGCGCTGGAAAGCGCCAACCTGTGCATCGTCACCTTCGACGCCAGGGTCAACGAAGTGCTGCCGATGACGCCCGTCGAGCACATCGTGCTGCCCGAGATCGTGTGCCCGGAGTCCGGGCCCACCTTCCTTGGCGCGGCCCTGCACGCGATCTGCGACCGGGTCGAACATGACATTCGCAAGTCGAGCGCCGACCAGAAGGGCGACTGGCGTCCCCTGCTGTTCGTGATGACCGACGGGAAGCCGTCCGACACCTATGACTACCAGCAAGCCATCCCGCGTGTCAGGCAGGCGAATTTCGCCACGGTGGTGGCCTGCGCCGCGGGGCCGAAAAGCGACCCGGCGCAGCTCAAGCCGCTGACCGACCGCGTGCTCAGCCTGGACACGCTCGACAGCAGCGGATTTGCCAGCTTCTTCCAGTGGGTCAGCTCGGCCGTCAACGCGGGCAGCACCAGCGTGGGCACGGCTGGCGGACGTGAACTGCCGCCGCCGCCGCCGGAAGTCCAGGTCGTCCTGTAA
- a CDS encoding VWA domain-containing protein, which translates to MRRLPIFMLLDVSESMAGDNLRQLQQGLERLVAGLRTDPHALETVFLSTIVFAGKARTLSPLTELAHFYPPRLPLGSGTSLGRGMLHLMDELDRSVQPNTSERKGDWRPVVYLMTDGKPTDDIEPAVKRWRARHAERATLVAIAVGKYASVAALQRFTDTVLLLDAQTEQDFKRFVDWVTMSVVAQSRSVSETRTGVNLAKMDESILKKIGDIGGGLAVDEDLVVLSARCQNNRLPYLMRYERIRPTADTRVPGIRLDLYQLGGVFALEKDYFELSDERAMVRTVSTDALLGAPGCPHCGNPIGFAMCACGALMCIRGSGPATCPSCERECHFGESDGEGFDVARSRG; encoded by the coding sequence ATGCGCCGATTACCGATTTTCATGCTGCTGGACGTCTCCGAGTCGATGGCCGGCGACAATTTGCGGCAACTGCAGCAGGGACTGGAGCGCCTGGTGGCCGGCTTGCGCACCGATCCCCATGCGCTGGAGACCGTTTTTCTCTCGACGATCGTATTCGCCGGCAAGGCCCGGACCCTGAGCCCGTTGACCGAGCTGGCGCACTTCTACCCGCCCCGGCTGCCGCTCGGTTCGGGTACCTCGCTGGGACGCGGCATGCTGCACCTGATGGATGAGCTGGACCGGTCGGTACAGCCCAACACATCGGAGCGCAAGGGCGACTGGCGCCCGGTGGTCTACCTGATGACGGACGGTAAACCCACCGATGACATCGAGCCGGCCGTCAAGCGCTGGCGCGCGCGCCATGCCGAACGCGCCACCCTGGTTGCGATCGCCGTCGGCAAGTACGCCTCGGTCGCCGCGCTGCAGCGCTTCACCGACACGGTACTGCTGCTCGACGCCCAGACCGAGCAGGATTTCAAGCGCTTCGTCGACTGGGTCACGATGTCGGTGGTGGCGCAGAGCCGCAGTGTGTCGGAAACCCGCACGGGCGTGAACCTGGCGAAGATGGATGAGTCGATCCTGAAGAAAATCGGCGACATCGGGGGTGGCCTGGCCGTGGACGAAGACCTGGTGGTGCTGAGCGCGCGTTGCCAGAACAACCGGCTGCCCTACCTGATGCGCTATGAACGCATCAGGCCGACCGCCGACACCCGCGTGCCGGGCATCAGGCTCGACCTGTACCAGCTCGGTGGCGTGTTCGCACTGGAGAAGGATTATTTCGAGCTGTCCGACGAACGCGCCATGGTCCGTACCGTCAGCACCGACGCGCTGCTCGGCGCCCCCGGCTGCCCGCACTGCGGCAACCCGATCGGCTTCGCGATGTGCGCTTGCGGCGCCCTCATGTGCATCAGGGGGAGCGGTCCCGCGACCTGCCCCAGCTGCGAGCGGGAATGCCATTTCGGCGAGTCCGACGGCGAGGGTTTCGACGTCGCGCGCTCGCGTGGCTAG
- a CDS encoding protein phosphatase 2C domain-containing protein → MDESLQSYARAYLLRANPEADHRDIDAYVASPDFKGLAKVFEQKLASGLAQFLAGSRVAGAPDSRMPPTLPMQPVRPPPSAEAPRPLSLPELSPSVAAPATPAAPTADEHGLASMASNPRSTELARPAPVSIAPPLPDPTPLPASQGALPSPDLADIALRLPNARAGDAYAHRLAAGDSTDTVVFDQIIVPDGLAMSADLATGTVSGTPPAAGEFTLTVYYHFARQSPSRKRRALVQVVVMPDPRTMWKNLASDRNDPYWKPDEQSAQLRGAELSIVAASKRGRSHAHVGSFRDDDFRIAHAAQSGWYLAIVADGAGSARYSRRGAALICEEAQQRILASLTDSAVAQLDASARSYAQARRDAPESADALREELHTHLSRIVGNAAYYAARAILDEIATRADLGGTFKDYASTALIAICKRYPFGTLCAAYWVGDGAVGIYSRRDGITLLGEVDSGEYSGQTRFLDNAAVEHEMLRKRTHFDIVDDMSALVLMTDGVSDAKFETEARLKRSADWHLFWEELERSVGIAGQDPAQEQKLLDWLDFWSQGNHDDRTIAIIH, encoded by the coding sequence ATGGATGAAAGTTTGCAGTCGTATGCGCGCGCCTACCTGTTGCGCGCCAACCCGGAGGCCGATCATCGCGACATCGACGCTTATGTAGCGAGCCCCGACTTCAAGGGCCTGGCCAAGGTCTTCGAGCAGAAGCTTGCGTCAGGTCTCGCGCAATTCCTGGCCGGCAGCCGGGTTGCCGGCGCGCCCGATTCGCGCATGCCGCCCACGCTACCCATGCAGCCTGTGCGTCCGCCCCCGTCGGCGGAGGCGCCGCGGCCGCTATCGCTTCCCGAGCTGTCGCCGTCAGTGGCCGCGCCGGCCACGCCCGCCGCTCCGACAGCGGACGAGCATGGTCTTGCCAGCATGGCGTCGAATCCACGCTCGACCGAGCTGGCGCGGCCCGCCCCTGTCAGCATCGCGCCGCCCCTGCCGGATCCGACGCCGCTACCCGCAAGCCAGGGCGCGCTGCCGTCACCGGACCTCGCCGATATCGCCTTGCGCCTGCCGAACGCGCGCGCGGGCGACGCCTACGCCCATCGCTTGGCTGCCGGCGACAGCACCGACACCGTGGTGTTCGACCAGATCATCGTGCCGGATGGCCTGGCCATGAGCGCGGACCTGGCCACAGGCACCGTCAGCGGAACGCCGCCGGCCGCCGGCGAGTTCACCCTGACCGTGTACTACCACTTCGCACGCCAGTCGCCCAGCCGCAAGCGCCGCGCCCTGGTGCAGGTGGTGGTCATGCCCGATCCGCGCACGATGTGGAAGAACCTCGCTTCGGACCGGAACGACCCGTACTGGAAACCGGACGAGCAAAGCGCGCAGCTGCGCGGCGCCGAGCTGTCGATTGTCGCCGCCAGCAAACGCGGCCGGTCGCATGCCCACGTCGGCAGCTTCCGCGACGATGATTTCCGTATCGCGCACGCCGCCCAATCCGGCTGGTACCTGGCGATCGTCGCGGACGGCGCCGGCAGCGCAAGATATTCGCGCCGCGGCGCCGCCCTCATCTGCGAAGAGGCGCAACAGCGCATCCTGGCGTCGCTCACCGACAGCGCGGTCGCCCAGCTCGACGCCAGCGCCCGGTCGTATGCCCAGGCCCGTCGCGATGCGCCGGAGTCGGCCGACGCATTGCGGGAAGAACTGCACACCCACCTGTCGCGGATCGTCGGCAATGCCGCCTACTATGCGGCCCGGGCCATCCTCGACGAAATCGCGACCCGTGCCGACCTGGGCGGCACCTTCAAGGATTACGCCAGCACGGCCCTGATCGCGATCTGCAAGCGCTATCCCTTCGGCACCCTGTGCGCCGCCTACTGGGTGGGCGACGGCGCGGTCGGCATCTACAGCAGGCGCGACGGCATCACGCTCCTGGGCGAAGTCGACAGCGGCGAATATTCCGGCCAGACGCGCTTCCTGGACAATGCCGCGGTCGAGCACGAGATGTTGCGCAAACGGACGCATTTCGACATTGTCGACGACATGTCGGCGCTGGTTCTCATGACGGACGGGGTATCGGATGCGAAGTTCGAAACGGAAGCCCGGCTCAAGCGCTCCGCCGACTGGCACCTGTTCTGGGAAGAACTCGAGCGCTCGGTCGGTATTGCCGGCCAGGACCCGGCCCAGGAACAGAAGCTGCTCGATTGGCTGGATTTCTGGTCACAGGGCAACCACGACGATCGTACGATCGCCATCATCCATTAA
- a CDS encoding kinase, whose protein sequence is MANTVTVTAADGSTVQFIDEIKASGGMKDVYFSPNKDYVVAFFRGSADAATRERLSVITTVYRERVFTQIGGDYWKNLFCWPTTMVEHKGRLGVVVPFYSPEFFFTHGSCNNDMLAIKGREKEGKWFASPSNRNKFLDKRELGNWMLQIKLCLQIARAVRRMHSAGLAHSDLSYRNVLIDPSTGRACLIDIDGLVVPGKFPPDVVGTPDFIAPECVATAHLTREDPRRKLPSIATDRHALAVLIYMYLLLRHPLRGDKVHDMNDTQRDEELSMGERALFVEHPADASNRIKLANVKASELPWKDTARLPFQITGPYLGELFTRAFIDGLHNPNLRPSADDWETALVKTVDLLQPCANPACEQQWYVFDNKTKPCCPFCGTSFAGKLPVLNLYSSQREGSFRPDNHRLMVYSNQSLFHWHVNRSIVPNEKLNDAHRKRVGYFVLHQDVWYLVNEGMADLMQLPSRTPVPIGAKVALEEGTQLLMSREPGGRLAVVQLANA, encoded by the coding sequence ATGGCAAACACTGTCACTGTGACCGCGGCCGACGGCTCGACTGTCCAGTTCATCGACGAAATCAAGGCGTCGGGCGGGATGAAGGATGTGTACTTCTCGCCGAATAAAGATTATGTGGTCGCATTCTTCCGCGGCAGTGCCGATGCCGCCACCCGTGAACGGCTGTCGGTCATCACCACCGTGTATCGGGAACGGGTTTTCACCCAGATCGGCGGCGACTACTGGAAGAACTTGTTCTGCTGGCCGACCACCATGGTCGAACACAAGGGCCGGTTGGGCGTCGTCGTCCCGTTCTACTCTCCCGAGTTCTTTTTTACCCATGGCTCATGCAATAACGACATGCTGGCCATCAAGGGACGCGAGAAGGAAGGGAAATGGTTTGCTTCGCCATCGAACCGCAACAAGTTCCTCGACAAGCGCGAACTGGGGAACTGGATGTTGCAGATCAAACTGTGCCTGCAGATCGCGCGCGCCGTGCGGCGCATGCATTCCGCCGGCCTGGCCCACTCGGACCTGAGTTATCGCAACGTCCTGATCGACCCATCGACCGGGCGGGCCTGCCTGATCGACATCGACGGCCTGGTCGTGCCTGGCAAATTCCCGCCCGACGTGGTCGGAACCCCGGACTTCATCGCGCCCGAATGCGTGGCCACGGCGCACCTGACGCGCGAGGACCCGCGCCGCAAGCTGCCGTCGATCGCCACCGACCGCCACGCGCTCGCGGTCCTGATCTACATGTACCTGCTGCTGCGCCATCCGCTGCGCGGCGACAAGGTGCACGACATGAACGATACCCAGCGCGACGAAGAGCTGTCGATGGGCGAGCGCGCCCTGTTCGTCGAGCACCCCGCCGACGCCTCCAACCGGATCAAGCTCGCCAACGTCAAGGCGTCCGAGTTGCCGTGGAAGGATACCGCCAGGCTGCCGTTCCAGATCACCGGCCCCTATCTGGGCGAGCTGTTCACCAGGGCCTTCATCGACGGCCTGCACAACCCGAACCTGCGTCCCAGCGCCGACGACTGGGAAACCGCGCTGGTCAAGACGGTGGACCTGCTGCAGCCCTGCGCCAACCCGGCCTGCGAACAACAGTGGTACGTGTTCGACAACAAGACCAAGCCCTGCTGCCCGTTCTGCGGGACGAGCTTCGCGGGCAAGCTGCCGGTACTGAACCTGTATTCTTCGCAGCGCGAAGGCAGCTTCCGGCCGGACAATCACCGCCTGATGGTGTACTCGAACCAGTCCTTGTTCCACTGGCATGTCAACCGGTCGATCGTGCCGAACGAGAAGCTGAACGACGCGCACAGGAAGCGGGTCGGGTATTTCGTCCTGCACCAGGACGTCTGGTACCTGGTCAACGAGGGCATGGCGGACCTGATGCAGCTGCCGTCCAGGACGCCGGTGCCGATCGGCGCCAAGGTCGCCCTCGAGGAAGGCACGCAACTGCTGATGTCGCGCGAACCGGGCGGACGGCTCGCCGTCGTCCAGCTGGCCAATGCCTGA
- a CDS encoding HlyC/CorC family transporter, translating to MSLFQHIVLMILLVLAAGFLSLTEIAFAGARKIKLKLLAEAGDARALQVMALQMQSAEFFAASQIGLNAIAILGGILGEGALRPFFIDWISNVYAGPALENIGFVLSFLFVTCLFILFADLMPKRLAMIAPERIAVVVIKPVLLYIRICKPLAWALNLVANLIFRIFKIDTTREDSITFDEISAAVEAGAQAGVLQKQEQHFIENVFELESRSVVSAMTNRDSVVYFTLTEDEASIRRKVAGHSKFPVCDGTIDRVIGYVDTRDILVRLLNKQSVLQLNESSVRTVLIIPDTLTLSELLDKFRATKETFAVVINEYALVMGVITLSDIMLTVMGSWGSPLDQDEQVMQREDGSWLIDGSTPVGDVKRTVGLESLPDEENYETAAGFMMYMLRKVPKRTDSVEYQGVKFEVLDVDHYRIDQLLVRILPPVPADPGSGNQSAPQ from the coding sequence GTGAGCTTGTTCCAACATATCGTCTTGATGATCCTCCTGGTGCTGGCCGCCGGCTTCCTGTCGCTCACGGAGATCGCCTTCGCCGGCGCGCGCAAGATCAAGCTCAAGCTGCTGGCGGAGGCCGGCGACGCGCGCGCGCTGCAGGTCATGGCGCTGCAGATGCAATCGGCGGAGTTCTTCGCCGCCTCCCAGATCGGCCTGAACGCAATCGCCATCCTCGGCGGCATCCTGGGCGAAGGAGCGCTGCGCCCGTTCTTCATCGACTGGATATCGAACGTGTATGCCGGGCCGGCGCTCGAGAACATCGGCTTCGTCTTGTCCTTCCTGTTCGTCACCTGCCTGTTCATCCTGTTCGCGGACCTGATGCCGAAACGGCTGGCGATGATCGCTCCCGAGCGCATCGCGGTCGTGGTGATCAAGCCGGTGCTGCTGTACATCCGGATATGCAAGCCGCTGGCATGGGCGCTCAACCTCGTCGCCAACCTGATCTTCCGCATCTTCAAGATCGACACGACGCGCGAGGACAGCATCACCTTCGACGAGATCTCCGCCGCGGTGGAAGCCGGCGCCCAGGCCGGCGTGCTGCAGAAGCAGGAACAGCACTTCATCGAGAATGTGTTCGAACTGGAGTCGCGCTCGGTCGTCTCGGCGATGACCAACCGCGACAGCGTGGTGTATTTCACCCTGACCGAAGACGAAGCGAGTATCCGCCGGAAGGTCGCGGGGCATTCGAAATTTCCCGTCTGCGACGGCACCATCGACCGGGTGATCGGCTACGTGGACACCCGCGACATTCTCGTGCGGCTGCTGAACAAGCAGTCGGTGCTGCAGTTGAACGAATCCAGCGTGCGCACCGTCCTGATCATCCCGGACACGCTGACCCTGTCCGAGCTGCTCGACAAGTTCCGCGCGACCAAGGAAACCTTCGCGGTGGTGATCAACGAATATGCCCTGGTCATGGGCGTGATCACCCTCAGCGACATCATGTTGACCGTGATGGGAAGCTGGGGCAGCCCGCTCGACCAGGACGAACAGGTCATGCAGCGCGAGGATGGCTCATGGCTGATCGACGGCAGCACGCCGGTCGGCGACGTCAAGCGCACCGTCGGGCTCGAGAGCCTGCCGGACGAAGAGAACTACGAGACCGCCGCCGGCTTCATGATGTACATGCTGCGCAAGGTCCCCAAGCGGACCGACAGCGTCGAATACCAGGGGGTCAAGTTCGAGGTGCTCGATGTCGACCACTATCGTATCGACCAGCTGCTGGTCAGGATCCTGCCGCCGGTGCCGGCCGATCCGGGCTCGGGAAACCAGTCAGCGCCGCAATAG